In the Cololabis saira isolate AMF1-May2022 chromosome 7, fColSai1.1, whole genome shotgun sequence genome, one interval contains:
- the LOC133447276 gene encoding plastin-3-like has translation MSEQVSAEEIEEMRESFQKIDVDGNGYICASELGDLFHEVGTPLPGYQIRELLQKLDRDQDSHISFEEFTAVFQELKDDRATSGFRKALNKKEGIVAIGGTSEISSEGTQHSISEQERFAFANYINASLEKDPDCKHVLPINPNTSDLFKAVADGIVLCKLINMSVPDTIDERTINKKKLTAFTTQENLNLALNSASAIGCQVVNIGAQDLKEGKPHLVLGLLWQIIKIGLFANIDLSRNEAMSALLEEGESLEEMMKLNPEELLLRWANFHLKGVGMSLSNFSGDIKDSKAYYYLLDQIAPDGSKEDVPRVQIDTSGLYEQDLRKRAESMLTEADHLGCRQFVTATDVVTGNAKLNMAFIATLFNKHPALTKPENQEWNLESESREERTFRNWMNSLGVSPYVHHLFYGDLQDAMVILQLYEKSKVPVDWNSRVNHPPFKGVGGGHLKKMENCSYCVELGKEKAGFSLVGIGGQDLYDGNPTLTLALVWQLMRRYTLNLLENLGDGEVAGDDLIVSWVNKTLAEAGKTSSIKSFKDKEISTSLPVLDLIDAIQPRSVNFELVKKDNFTDEDKLDNAKYAISMSRKIGAKVYALPEDLVEVNPKMVMTMFACLMGRGMKRA, from the exons ATGTCTGAGCAGGTCAGCGCTGAGGAGATAGAGGAAATGAGGGAGAGCTTCCAGAAAATCG ATGTGGATGGGAATGGTTACATCTGTGCCTCTGAACTGGGTGACCTTTTCCACGAGGTGGGCACTCCGTTACCCGGATACCAGATCAGAGAACTCCTTCAGAAactggaccgggaccaggacagCCACATCAGCTTTGAGGAGTTCACGGCT GTGTTCCAGGAGCTGAAAGATGACCGTGCAACCAGTGGTTTCAGGAAGGCTCTTAATAAGAAAGAGGGCATTGTGGCCATCGGGGGCACCAGTGAGATCTCCAGCGAAGGAACTCAACATTCAATCTCTG agcaggaACGTTTTGCTTTTGCCAACTACATCAACGCAAGTTTGGAAAAGGATCCAGACTGTAAGCATGTCCTACCCATCAATCCCAACACCAGCGATCTCTTTAAAGCAGTGGCCGATGGCATTGTGCTGTG TAAACTCATCAACATGTCTGTTCCTGATACCATTGACGAGAGAACCATCAATAAAAAGAAACTCACTGCTTTCACCACACAG GAGAATCTGAATTTGGCTCTGAATTCAGCTTCAGCCATCGGCTGCCAGGTTGTCAACATCGGGGCTCAAGATCTGAAGGAGGGAAAACCTCACCTGGTGCTCGGGCTCCTCTGGCAGATCATCAAGATAGGATTATTTGCCAATATAGACCTGAGTCGCAATGAAG CTATGTCAGCACTACTGGAGGAGGGGGAAAGTCTGGAGGAGATGATGAAACTCAACCCTGAAGAACTTCTGTTGCGTTGGGCAAATTTCCATTTGAAAGGAGTTGGCATGTCCCTATCAAACTTTAGTGGCGACATTAAG GACTCAAAGGCGTACTACTACCTGCTGGATCAGATCGCTCCAGACGGCAGCAAAGAGGATGTTCCTCGGGTTCAAATCGATACGAGTGGCTTATAC GAGCAAGATCTCAGGAAGAGAGCAGAGTCTATGCTAACAGAGGCTGATCATTTGGGCTGCCGGCAGTTTGTAACAGCAACTGATGTTGTTACTGGAAATGCCAAACTCAACATGGCATTCATTGCCACCCTCTTCAACAAACACCCAGCTCTCACCAAACCAGAGAATCAAGAGTGGAATCTGGAGA GTGAAAGCAGAGAGGAGAGGACTTTCAGGAACTGGATGAACTCTCTGGGAGTCAGTCCCTACGTTCACCATCTCTTCTATGG GGATCTGCAGGATGCCATGGTGATTTTGCAGCTTTATGAGAAGAGTAAGGTGCCGGTGGACTGGAACAGCAGAGTCAACCATCCTCCATTCAAGGGAGTCGGAGGAGGACATTTAAAAAAG ATGGAAAACTGCAGCTACTGCGTGGAGCTGGGTAAGGAGAAGGCTGGTTTTTCCCTGGTGGGAATCGGAGGACAGGACCTGTACGATGGAAACCCCACCCTCACCCTGGCGCTGGTGTGGCAGCTGATGAGGAG GTACACTTTAAATCTGCTTGAAAACCTTGGAGATGGAGAAGTTGCTGGAGATGACTTGATAGTTTCATGGGTCAACAAGACACTGGCCGAAGCGGGAAAGACTTCATCTATCAAAAGCTTTAAG GACAAAGAGATCAGCACCAGTCTTCCCGTTCTCGACCTCATTGATGCCATTCAGCCACGCAGTGTGaactttgagctggtgaaaaaaGACAATTTTACAGATGAAGACAAGCTGGACAATGCAAA ATATGCCATTTCCATGTCGAGGAAGATCGGTGCAAAGGTGTACGCGCTGCCTGAGGACCTGGTGGAAGTCAACCCCAAGATGGTGATGACCATGTTCGCCTGCCTGATGGGCAGAGGCATGAAGAGAGCTTAA